TATACGTCTGAATTTCCGGGGGTGAAGTTATTGAGTGAAAATGTGTATCTTTCCGTGCATTCATTGACAAAATACATAAAACGTAAATTCGAAGCCGATCCTTATTTAAGAAATGTATTTGTGAAAGGCGAACTTTCCAATGTGAAAATCCACCCAAGCGGGCATATTTACTTTACGTTGAAAGATGATAAAAGCAGAATGCAGTCCGCCATGTTCCGTTCAGCTGCAGGAACATTGAAGTTCAAACCTGAAGAAGGAATGAATGTCCTGATCACAGGGGACGTGAATGTTTACGAATCAAGCGGTCAATATCAGCTGTATGTCCAAACAATGCAGCCAGACGGCGTCGGGGCGTTATATCTGGCTTATGAACAACTGAAAAAAACGCTTGCGAAAGAAGGATTATTCGATGCGCGTTGGAAACAACCGCTGCCTAGCTTGCCAAATAAGATAGGGGTCATCACCGCCCAGTCAGGTGCAGCGATCCGTGATATCTGTTCCACATTACAAAGGCGTTATCCATTAGCCGATATTTGCCTGTTTCCGGCAATCGTGCAAGGACCTCAAGCCGTCCCTTCTATTGTGCAGGCGTTGGAGCTAGCGGAATCACATGGTTCGATCGATGTGTTAATCCTAGGACGAGGCGGCGGCTCCATAGAAGACCTTTGGGCTTTTAATGAAGAGGCGGTTGCTAGGGCAATATTTTCTTGCAGGATTCCTATTATAAGTGCTGTCGGCCATGAAACGGATACAACAATCGCTGATTTTGTAGCCGATATGAGGGCACCGACTCCAACTGCGGCCGCTGAATTGGCGGTTCCTTCAAGGGAAGAGTTATTTGAGAGGGTATTGGAACGGAAGCGCTCCCTTTACATTTCACTTTCGAATCAAATCAAGCATGAACGCAAGCGTTTAACCACATACCAGCAATCGTATCCATTGCAATTCCCGGAGAGGCTTTACCGGCCATTCACTGAAAAATTGAGCGGGCTGGATGACAGGCTTCTCAGGAGCAGAAATGAACTGACCGCGAATAGGAAAGCGGACCATCACCGATTGGATAGGATGCTCTCATTTTATACTCCGCTGCAGCGGATTAAAGAGGAAGATCGAAATCTTTCGTTATTAACCGAAAGAATGAAGAGGTCAATGCAAAATGATTTGCGCAACAAGGCCGAACAATTCAATTCAGCGATCAGGATGCTGAAAGCGCTAAATCCGTTGGAAGTAATGGAACGCGGATTTTCAATCATCTATAAAGAAGGAACGGTCACTAATTCCGTTATCGGACTAGAAATTGGAGAGACGTTGCAAGTCCGTATGCAAGACGGGACTGTAGAGTCTGAAATCAAATCAATCACGATGAAGGACGGGGAGGAAAGTTAAATGAGCGAAGAAACACTACGATTTGAAGAAGCAATGTCGAAATTGGAAGGCATTGTTCAAAAATTGGAAGCGGGTGACGTTCCGTTAGAGGACGCTATCACATTATACAAGCAAGGTATGGAGCTATCCGCTTATTGTCATGGGAAATTGCAGGATGCGGAAAAGCAGTTAATCTCAATCATAGATAATAATGGGCAGTCGACTCCTTTCGATCCATCCAAAGGTCGGGATTCGAATGGATAAACGGCTGCAGGTATTCATTTCAGAAAAAGCACCACTGATCGATGCGGAATTGAATCGGTTGATAGACTTGGAAAATGCCCCATCTTCATTGAAGGAATCCATGCTCTATTCAGTGAATGCAGGCGGTAAAAGGATTCGTCCTCTTCTCGTCCTGGCAGTCCTTGCCGATTTCGGGAAAGAATCCGCGGACGCGCTTAAAGTGGCATGTGCTGCTGAACTCATCCATACATACTCTCTCATCCACGATGATCTGCCTAGCATGGACGATGATGACTTCAGAAGGGGCAAACCGACGAACCATAAAGTATACGGCGAAGCGACAGCTGTTCTTGCCGGAGATGCCTTGCAAACGAGGGCCTTCGGGATATTAGCTTCCCTGGAACATACGTCGCCCAAGCAAGTTATCAGATTGGTCGCTCTGTTGGCGGATGCTTCTGGCGCGAATGGAATGGTAGGCGGTCAAGTGTTGGATATGGAAGGGGAGACGGCAGTATTATCGCTGCAGGATCTTGAAAAAGTCCATCTGCATAAGACAGGCGCTTTATTGTCATTCTGTATAGAAGCAGGTGCTGTTCTATCCGATGCAGAAGATGCCGAGTTGGAACTGCTTCGCAAATATGCGAAGAACATCGGATTGGCTTTCCAGATCAAGGACGACATTTTAGACGTCACGTCAACGACCGAACAGCTGGGGAAGACTGCGAATAGCGATGCTGCCAGTGATAAGTCAACGTATCCTTCCCTTTTGGGACTTGAAGGGGCGCAACAACAGCTGGAAAAGTATCACTTGGATGCAACGGCAAGCTTGGCTTTTTTAAAGAAAGAAAACTCGATGCTAAAACTTTTTGCTGATTATATCGTCCAAAGAGATGTTTGATATTCCTTTGGTTTGAAAAACCCGTTGTCCGGATTATGGTCCAATAGTTCCTATTGAAGAGCCTTCTTGTTATAATGAAAACATTACTTGGACTTACGTGGCAATAATTTATGAAGGTGTGTGATAGTAGTGGATCTCACTAAAATTACAAATCCGTCTTTTCTGAAGCAACTTGATAAAGAAAACATGACGGAATTGGCGAAAGAAATCCGGAAATTTCTAATTGGAAACCTGTCTGTGACAGGTGGTCATATCGGTCCGAACTTGGGAGTTGTCGAATTAACGATTGTCTTGCACAAGCTTTTCGACAGCCCAAAAGATAAATTCATCTGGGATGTCGGGCATCAAGCATATGTGCATAAAATCTTGACGGGTCGAGCCGGTCAATTCGGCACGCTCCGCCAATATAAAGGTCTGAGCGGCTTCCCGAAAATGTCCGAAAGTGAACACGATGTATGGGAAACAGGACATAGTTCCACATCCCTGTCCGCTGCAATGGGAATGGCTGCTGCAAGAGATATGCAAGGCGGCTCGAACCATGTTATTCCGATCATCGGCGATGGTGCATTGACGGGCGGCATGGCTTTGGAGGCATTGAATCATATCGGCCACCTGAAGACAAATATGATTGTCATCTTAAATGATAACGAAATGTCAATCGCGCCGAACGTCGGAGCGCTTCATGATATCCTTGGCAAGTTAAGGACTGCCGGGAAATACAATAGCGTG
The sequence above is drawn from the Sporosarcina luteola genome and encodes:
- a CDS encoding polyprenyl synthetase family protein; its protein translation is MDKRLQVFISEKAPLIDAELNRLIDLENAPSSLKESMLYSVNAGGKRIRPLLVLAVLADFGKESADALKVACAAELIHTYSLIHDDLPSMDDDDFRRGKPTNHKVYGEATAVLAGDALQTRAFGILASLEHTSPKQVIRLVALLADASGANGMVGGQVLDMEGETAVLSLQDLEKVHLHKTGALLSFCIEAGAVLSDAEDAELELLRKYAKNIGLAFQIKDDILDVTSTTEQLGKTANSDAASDKSTYPSLLGLEGAQQQLEKYHLDATASLAFLKKENSMLKLFADYIVQRDV
- a CDS encoding exodeoxyribonuclease VII small subunit, with the protein product MSEETLRFEEAMSKLEGIVQKLEAGDVPLEDAITLYKQGMELSAYCHGKLQDAEKQLISIIDNNGQSTPFDPSKGRDSNG
- the xseA gene encoding exodeoxyribonuclease VII large subunit — translated: MSENVYLSVHSLTKYIKRKFEADPYLRNVFVKGELSNVKIHPSGHIYFTLKDDKSRMQSAMFRSAAGTLKFKPEEGMNVLITGDVNVYESSGQYQLYVQTMQPDGVGALYLAYEQLKKTLAKEGLFDARWKQPLPSLPNKIGVITAQSGAAIRDICSTLQRRYPLADICLFPAIVQGPQAVPSIVQALELAESHGSIDVLILGRGGGSIEDLWAFNEEAVARAIFSCRIPIISAVGHETDTTIADFVADMRAPTPTAAAELAVPSREELFERVLERKRSLYISLSNQIKHERKRLTTYQQSYPLQFPERLYRPFTEKLSGLDDRLLRSRNELTANRKADHHRLDRMLSFYTPLQRIKEEDRNLSLLTERMKRSMQNDLRNKAEQFNSAIRMLKALNPLEVMERGFSIIYKEGTVTNSVIGLEIGETLQVRMQDGTVESEIKSITMKDGEES